Within Salvia splendens isolate huo1 unplaced genomic scaffold, SspV2 ctg410, whole genome shotgun sequence, the genomic segment TACTATCCATGGAAGAAATAAATCTAAAAAGAAAATCTCACCTCTCTTTTATCCAATTTATTTTCTTGAATAAGATTGAAGGTAAATGacgagaaaataaaaatgaagaaatTCCAGTTTTGACAACCGGTGTTGTCCAGTCCTCTCTTCCCTCCTCCTTTCTGTTCTATAAAGAGATGCTAGTGGTCTAGGAGCCGGCCAAGCCCCCTGCTGGAGTGGTGGCTAGGCCCATGATAGATCCGTCACTGATTGTGTATGTATGACTTGGCCTAATAATAGAGTGGTTAATATCTGAGATAAAAAATATCGCCCCCCCCCCCGTTGCCACATTCCTAGCTTCGCCCTAATTAGTGCTTTGGTTTTGTAAACTAGAATAGTGAGAAATAAGTAGCTTCTAATCGCTCATGGTTAAACATAAGCAATACAAAAAGTTGATTATTTTAAAAGGAAGATTTTTTGGAATTTAAAAACTGTAATAGCAACTGGTGCATAGAGTATAGACTACCTAATCAAGAAGGTTTTGGCTAGATTAAATCTTTAATATCTAACCTTCAACATGTTAATATTGTCTCTTTCAAGCATATTGTCTCCCAACGAAGACGCCATGAAAAAAATACAAGTCGTTGCAATTCTAAAGGTATATTCCTTGAAACGTGTTTGGTAGGGCGTGGTAAATCTTTTTTATATGGATATTGATTTCAACTAAGTAAGTAGATTTTTTTGCCTTACTcaattagaccatccacaataggcgcccagcgaccgcccagccaagcgccggcgctgggcggtctattgcagccgcccagcggctgagtggagagagaaaccgcgcagcgctgggcggttatatggcgctgggcggtcggctgggcggtccgttcggcgctattgcagcgcccggatcgcccagcgcaccgcctagcgcgaaaaataaatttttttttcgaaacactatatatacgcgctttgttcgtcattttcattcgcacgacttgttttaacgagtactctctctatcttaatttctgttcaagatcaacaacgcaaaatgagtaatgctggtggtagtagtggtggtagcggaggggatgctgaggagtacgaacgtcgaatggccgaggcgttggacgcctatacgaccaacgcgataaaccaatggatggaaagggccttgcagccggcgatacctcgacctcccccagtggtccaccgccgcagtgtgattgatcgggatcacgtagctgcacatcagcgcctatacgaagactacttcgcacaagagcctcggttcaacgccaaccttttcaggcgtcgttttaggatgaccaGGAatctgtttatgcgtattgtcaacgctttggagtctcgatatctgtatttccgcttcagacacgatgcgtctggcagacccggccacacacctattcaaaagtgcactgcggcaatccggcagttggcctacggaggcgcgacagacatgtgggacgagtatctccacatcggtgagacgactgccttgcaatgtctgaagaatttctgtctgggagtgatagaagtattcggtgatcagtatctgcgaaagcctacccccgaagactgccaagatctgttgcggatgcacgggagtcagcatgggttcccgggtatgttaggcagcatagattgtatgcattgggactggaagaactgtcccgcagcctggaaggggttctacacgtccggctacaagggaaagaatcccacgatgatcctggaggccgtagctgattaccggctttggatttggcacgcgtattttgggatagctggttcgaacaacgacctcaacgtcctcaaatcgtcgccacttttcaacgagcagtgtcagggcgtcggtccggccatcagttttgtcgccaacggcaaccaacatgatatgggctactacttggcggatgggatataccctaggtggcccgtctttgtgaagacgatccgatgcccaggagatgcaaagaaggcctactttgcggcacggcaggagtcggcgcgcaaggacgtggagcgcgcatttggtgtgctccagtctcgatgggcggcaattaagggtccaacgTGTTTGTGGGAtgtccaatgcattgctgatatcatgtacgcatgtattatcatgcacaacatgattgtcgaagatgaaggtggcgaactgaccaattgggtcaacgacgataatgaagccggtccaagccacggcgtggccgtccccaacgtacgaagtggggtacctcacgatgaagccggcctcttacaagcacacgccgacatgcgccaaacggcggctcatattcgactccaaaaggatttaattgaagagttatgggcacggaggattgaccgccattagttttttttaattatgtaatttttttaattaatgtactttttatattttattaatattagtgaattttctcatttttgtgtcgtaaatttaattccgtatattgtgtgatttttaattatttcattttgtatatatttgttaataatgatgtggatagtatgtggccgggctatggctgggctattgctgggctatttgcttgttttgatgatgtggcaggaggatttttagtgctgatgatgtggcagtggctgagctatggctgggctattgctgggctattcctattgtggatggccttagtagATGAGTTAAATCATAAATTCTTGCAATTAATGTTATTCATGGTGATTTCGTTTGTTATAACAAACGAACTAAAGATCAAGTAAAAGTTAAAAGCAAAATAAGACCATCTTCATCTTAGGTTTGAACAATTTACAATTTTGCATATAGTAATAAATTTACCAACACGGATTCAGGATTTTTGGTTTGAGGatgcaataaataattataatagatTACTTTCTAGTATTACTATTTTATAGGTTATACTATTAGATATGGACTGGCTGTAATATTCAAAGAAATATGGTATAGAAGCAAATTTAATGGAATAGTTGTATGTGTAGGGCATGCTTGGCCAGAAACtccttgtgattttttatggCAATGTGTGTAGGGGACAGGGCATACCTGGCCAGAAATTACTTGTGATTTATGATGGACAAGTTGTGTAGGGCATGCTGGAGGATGAACAGGAAATTGCTATGAAATTACTTGTGATTTTTTTCAATTCTTCTACTCGTAAATGCACCATTTCAACTCGGTACATTGATTCATTCATCATGTTTTTCCTTGATTATGACTTTcgctctttctcttttttttatgaatttggaTGGTGAATGTGTGATTTATGTTCCTGAAATAAAAGAGCATATCCAAATCAGAACCATTGACTATACTAAAaataatgtataaatatatattaaaaaagtaCTAGAATAAAGATTTAAATCATCATCAAATTTATACATTAAAAAAGTACTAGAATAAAGATTTAAATCATCATCAACAATAGATACattaacataataataaaataaataaatagttcgTGGAAAATAAGAGGGGGCGGGATAAAGTTTAGGATagcaaaatatcattttaatagatcattagaaaaaaaataattcaccgTTTACAAAATTTTGATAGAATGAATTGAGAGTGCAAATAAAACATTATTAATACACATGAAATAGAATGAATTGAGGGTGCAAAGAAAACATTATTAATCCACATGAACAAATCATGTACAAAACTAAtttcatgttaaaataatattgatataGAATAAGAACAATACCTGAAATAGGGTAAGTTGTTTTCTTATATATTGAGATGTAAATGAGATTaccattttattaaattattatttaatattagttttatatttaaGTATCTCTTTGTCCTAGATAAGTATGAACTACtgttattttatactattagttcacttgaaaaatatgaattttttaatttaaaaataattaaataacacaTTACCTCTAcatattgttttatttataatttatatcatAGGCTACTATTGATGTACTCACTGTCCAATAATACTACTTACACTAccctttatctctctcttaatttgccaaatactccctccgtccctcaagaatacTTTCCTTTTTTTGCCCGTCCCACAAGAAAATGCACTttcaaattttggaaagttttttctctctaatgaggtggggctcattctccactaacaatactttatttactttttctctctacctctctcttactttagagCATCCAGTGTCCACGCCCTATGCTTCGTCCACGGACGATAGGCCTTCGAACatgcatcgtccgccccactgcgggCGACGCGGatgataccgcggacgatgcaacgctttttccttttttttcaattttttttatctatttaaacctccATTTCGCTTCAATTTCCCACACCAATAATTCTCTCCCATCTCTCACTTTCCCCACACACACTACTAGAAAAATAGCATAATACTACACCAAATTTGTGGCACTTAATTAAAACTGCCATTACAGACAATCACTCATTACACCAATATTTCACCACACTTATATCCTAAACTAATACTACGTCTCCAAATAAGTGTCATAAAGAGAATCATTTAGTGGCACTTGTGATTCGTACAATGTATCGTAAATTATTGAGAACTTTGTTTCAcctcaaaaaaaagaaaaaaaggctCCAAATATTCAGAAGTTTTCCCTTCAAATTTTCGCCCAACGTTTTCCCCCTAATTctcaaatttttaattattcagTTTTCAACTCATTTTGCCCTGAAATTTCAATCAGCTTTCGCCTAACATTTTCCCCTGATTCTCTAATTtctaattattcaattttcaaCTCATTTTGCCCTGAAATTTCAATCAGCTACGGAGAAATCTGCTACTCTGCAATCTGCTTCCCAGAGATAGCAATAGCAAGATGGAAAGCCTAATAATTTTCATAGTctcgatttttttatttatttgtgaagaTTTAACCTTTTTGATTGTGTTTAAATTGTGAAGCCTGCAAGGAAATTGGATTCGACCACCGACAAAGTAAAGAAGCCACGTCGCTACCGCCGGGAACGGTTGCTTTTAGGTTCCACAAATGTTACCACAAATTGAAATTACTCCTAAGAAGGTCTCCTAACTTCGTATACAAATCTTTATTTCAATTCTAGTGACAAAATAAGGATCTTCACAAGTTTATGTGCCATCACAAAACAGTGTACTAATATATGTTCCTTATTTCTTCTTGTAAAATGCTCCTTATTTGCTTATGATTGAAACAACAGTTGTGAAAGAAATTTTTTGTGCTTGTGCAGTTGTGCTTTAAAAGTTATTGGTGCTACtgctttttgatttttttctacAATTGGAATAGTTTGTCACCGTTTCTGTGGAATCCTGTACGTATTTGGAACTAAGTAGGCTATATTTGCTGTGTTTTGGTTTGCAGGATTTGAAAAACATGAGAACATGAATAATGGCTTACTTTCTGTTGCAGCTGCTTCAACAAATATTGCTTATGGTACTTAATTTTCTTATCTTTGTTTGCTTGTTAGTTCACATTCCTTTTTTGAGAAGGGAAAAGCTGAACTTTTTTATAGGTAGTTGTTTATGGGGGCTCTGGACTGTGCTATCTTGCTTGGTAGTTTTCATTTATTGGTTTTTAGTGTTCAAAGGTCGTAGTACggtttataaaaagtttaaacacacaTGGATGCATTTAGTATTtcgattttattattttgagcTGTTTAGCAGTGACCTAATTTTTTGGACTTTACAATGCTATGTTAATTAATGTTCAATTAATCTCATCGTTTCCTAACCTTTAATATTAACTGTGTTTAATCCATTTATGATTTGAAGTTAATTATTTCTCACATTCTCGTGAGATACCTACAACAATAGTGTTGTTGATGACCTGGtctttatttatcaattaattcTAAACCCAATATTCCAAGTCAAAGCCAGTCAATTAAGACAAAGCAAacccaaaaattaaattattcttgacttcttctattttatattatttcctcttccaaaaattaaattattcttgacTTCttctatttaatattattttatattatttccaTCCATAATACtatattcaatcaatatatttaTTCGCATAACGTATACCTATTAAGACAATAGGAGTAATTactatacaaattatattaatctACCAATAACATAAATCATATCATTCTatcaatatacaaattatattattcatctattaatataaaattatatcacTGATTATTTTATGGCACATTGGTGTAAAACTTGTGttattcacatatattaatcaaaatttataaaaataaagcaaacaACACCACGCAAAACAAAACTAAATATGGATGCGttttcttaaattgttaacttgctaactcatcaacgtagtgtattaaaaatgtcaatacggtcacataaaaatgtcaacacatatttgtgttgatattttaataaattgtattaacatttaaatttcaatgtcaacataatgtattaaaatatcaacttaagtttatgttggCATTTCAGTATcatcatgttgacatttttaatacattacatTGATTAGTTAACAAATTAACAACTTAAGAAatgttagcaacttaagaaaagttagcaacggatcatACCCCAAACTAAATATGTATGTAACTACATGCTAGATCTCTCccttaatttttgttttgtcGGCGTGGTGAAGTTTGCTTTATTcttataaattttgattaatatAAAGAAATTTTGACCTCGCCGCAACACCAACTCTCCAAGACGACGTTTCTCTGATTACGTTTTATTCAATAActtgtaatttaattatttcaatgagtagaacataatttaattaatgctAGGAGTTTTAATTTCATAGTACTCCTTATGAGTATATTCGATAACACAAGAACATGTCCTATTACAAATCCCAACGTAGAAAAATTACGTAATTATCTTGCTGAATGAGGATTACATATccaaattcacaccacacaaGTTACGACAGCATAAAAGCAAACAAGTACTATAACCTTAGATACTATTACAAATATCCCAACATAGGGAAATTATTCTCACATGCAAACAATACATAAAGTAATATGGAATTTTAGCGACCGTACAACGCCCTTATTCCTTGAATATCATCGTTATGCAAATTCTTGATCTGCCCTGCTCCGATCCCCGAAAACATGATTGCTGCATTAACCGAGCTATGTCCGAGCCCTAGAAGGTGTCCGATTTCATGAAGCGCAATGGTTTCTAGGTCGAAAGCACCCGCCACTGACCCAATAGACCACCTCTCGTCGGCATCATAATGGAACCTTCCATTGGTAGGTGCAAATGCATGAGCTAGGACTCCACCGGGGCCATCAAAAGAGGCTCCATCTCCGTGGTTGCGGCGATGGAACTCTATGATCATATCAGAGTTTTGATTGGCTCCCACTTGTGCGAAGGTGAAGTGAGTGGCTAAGTCCCATTTGTGGAAGGCACGTGCCACGGGGGCGACAGCACTTACGGGAAAGTTGGGGGAGAATCGAAAAGTGAGATGGGTTTTGGAAGATGGCCATCTAGGGTTTCCTGGAAAGAATCTGTAGTGTGACACCGTGTGGATGTTGCTAAAGCCCGGCGTGTGTTTCTTGCCACGAGGTTGCATGTAGTTAGTGCCATTGACGATATCAGGCACCCCACATCGTGGGGTTGTCATTTTTGATATCGTTTTATCATCTACGATACCTGAGGGTTTGATGTGGTAGTTTTTCTGGTAGGTTTTGATAGCTGATTCCAGAGTATCATCAAAATCATCATTAGTGGCATGGGTTTTGTCTTCATATTTGAGATAACCGAATTTCTCGAGATAAGCTTTGAGCTCGTGGATTTCTTTTGTGTGGTTTCCCTTGTGACAACCTTTTAATTTCTTGATGAAATCAAAAGGTGAAGAGGTTTTGTCACTTGGGGTGCTCCTCTTGGCATGGCCAATTGGAGCAAGAAGAATGAAAATTAGGAAGATGAGGGAGATGGGCAGAAAAATCTTAAAAGCCATGAATGAGAACTTGAAAAATGTACGAAAGCTTAAGTTGTTTTGTGGTACATGTTAATGCTACCTATCGTACGTATTTATAGAGTGTGTTTCGCAGACGCAAAGAATAATTATGAAGATGAATTTTGGGAGATTGTTAGTGCTTAAGTTAATGGCTTTACTTGGAATATTGTGTGCAACGATTTATTCCAATTCTTCTGAACTATTAAAGTTGCGGTTTCTAAACAAGAACTATGAGAAATAATTAGGTACAAATCACTAATTATTTCTCACATTTTTATAAACcctgttatttttattaaacatAAGTACACAAGAATGAAGATTTCCATACTAACGGATTTATAAAAATGTGATGgtgttagtggaaagtgagatacacattattagtagtataattgaattttcaaaaatttaaaaattaatatttttttcatggATGGGCTGAAAATGAAATAGTTCATACATTTCAGAGATAAGCCATGAGAGTATAAAGGTTTGGAACCTACACGTtgttttgattaattaaactgATGCATAGACACAACCTATGTAATCAAGAAGGTTTTGGCAAAATAAATCTTCAAAcgtgtaaattgtaatcaatgATCACTTTTCTCATTTAGCGCATTGAATGGGAGAAGAAAGAGTCTCTAGCTATGATGACACTGGAAAAATATACAAGTCGTTCAACTGCGTATTTGCAAGGAAATTGCAATTGTAAAAAAGCATATTCCATAAAGGCACTCGCAATAGTGGCCTATAAATCCGTTTATCCCTATTTTCTTCCTGGTACGTCAGCATTTTATTTTTCACCTGTAATAGCATTGTAAATTATTCCCTTAAAATCCGTCTCTCTTCATTTTCACAGCtcttttcatttattaatttttatgttatcaaataaaataaaatatagtagcaAAATAACATATTaagaaaacaatataaaaaaaactacaacgagaaacaaaattaaacaaaaggTACAAATAAACTTTAACGGTTAATTTCTTCAATAATAGTATCACATTGAAGATGAGTATGTGCTAGTTCCTCGCGCATTGTAATCCATGCACGAAGAATGTGATTGAAGTCGACCTATAAACTCCGATTGCAAAATTTCAACGCGAAATCCAGCCCAAAACTCCCCACTATACAGAACTCCACAAAATATGATTTAATGTGTCATTTTTCAAAAGTCCAAAGGACAAAATGGAGTTGGAGTAaagaaaattgaattattgtagCAAATATAGATTTAAACTAGTTTGGAACAAGGTCAACCTCTCTTATGTGTAAAAATTAATTGCCTATCTAATTTAGATTACTGGTCACCAAAATCCCACCATACATGCCCTGCATCCCCcctataaaattaaacaatattTTTAAGTTTATTGAAAAGGCCTCTAATGTAGTAGTTCTAAAACACATAAactatcttaattttttaagaTATGATTAAGTTCTTTAACAAAAGCAAATTAATGACTTGATCCAACACAAAGGGTTTTAATATCATAGTCCAAATCAGAAATCATTGTTCATACAAATTCCATACCATAATTCTAACTTCATCTGCATAACAATGTGGTGCGCCACGAAGGTCCTCAGGGCCATGCAACTCAAATATAAAGATACTAAATTTCATTAATGCTTGATTATGAAAATAATACAAACCGGTAGTATATATAGACTCTTCTAATGACCCTATGCAGTTCTGACTTATTtgcgatccgggaaagaaccgacaaagaaaacccggaaaggaATTTATATCATGCTCGACTATATTGGGACGTAGACATGGGTTGCTCGGTATCAGCGAACGAGTAAGCTTATTCACTACTATTacaactagggatgtcaatgtagcccgcaacccgtgggctaacccgaatagcccgccaaatttatagggttagggctgaaaatttctagcccgataaaattaaaacccgattagcccgcacccgattaacccgtggcccgttagggctagacccgaaaacccgataaaatttctattattctattttttactcataattcgacacttcattaattaattttataatatagataactaaaaaataactttcaattttatattaaatatacaaattatatattgaatttttgttaatataataatttataaataaattaaaaactctaaattcacttaaaaatatttaaatttctaaaacatgcattaaatttcacgaaatatctcaaatattagtatttgatcatgtttatgattgagtttgaccatatatctcaaatttatcataattaaatattttacattttatgaatataactaattttcatcattatttattggattgatcgcatgttaatcttatcggtagcaacccgaggttttagggttagggttgaacttttacaacccgaaagaattcacaacccgattagcccgcacccgattgacccgcaacccgagtagggccggCCCGATTTACATCCCTAATTACAATTCCAACAtagggaaattatttaaatatactagtagtagtaacGATTGTACAAAGCTCTTATTCCTTGGATATCATCTGAATGCGAGTTCTTGACCTGTCCGGATCCGATCCCGGAAAACATGATTGCTGCATTAACCGAGCTATGCCCGAGCCCCAAAAGGTGTCCGATTTCATGAAGTGCAACGGTTTCTAAGTCGAAAGCGCCTGCAACAGGCCCAACAGACCACCTCTCGTCGGCGTCGTAATGGAACCT encodes:
- the LOC121790095 gene encoding metalloendoproteinase 3-MMP-like produces the protein MAFKIFLPISLIFLIFILLAPIGHAKRSTPSDKTSSPFDFIKKLKGCHKGNHTKEIHELKAYLEKFGYLKYEDKTHATNDDFDDTLESAIKTYQKNYHIKPSGIVDDKTISKMTTPRCGVPDIVNGTNYMQPRGKKHTPGFSNIHTVSHYRFFPGNPRWPSSKTHLTFRFSPNFPVSAVAPVARAFHKWDLATHFTFAQVGANQNSDMIIEFHRRNHGDGASFDGPGGVLAHAFAPTNGRFHYDADERWSIGSVAGAFDLETIALHEIGHLLGLGHSSVNAAIMFSGIGAGQIKNLHNDDIQGIRALYGR